The DNA sequence ACTACGCGGTGGAGACACCGGGGCGCATCACCGGCTTCCTGGAACTGAAGGCGCCAGGGCACGACGTCACGCCCGACGGCTTCACGAACCGGGACCGGGAGCAGTGGGCGCTGATGCGCGGACCGCGGTGGCCCGGTACAAGTCCGGTTCCTGCGGGCACAACTCGGGCGCGCAGGTGCGCCTGGACGAGGGCTCGTGCGGCGGTGGCGCGGTCGGGGGTCTCGTCGGTGGCCTCGGTAGTGTCGAAGGCTGTGATGCCGCCCAGCCCGTGCTCCGCGTCGTCGAAGTTGTCCACCTGGTCTTCGGCGCGGGAGACGCCGCGTAGGCGTCACTTCCCGAGTCCTGCCGGTCGGAGAAAACCGGGTGGGTGCCAGTCCTTCGTGCCCACGACGACGAGGACCTTCGGGGTCATCCCCTCGAAGTCGTGGCGAGCGGTGTGTAAGGCTGGGGCCGCCGGGCCGTTCAGATCCGCGCCCCGGCCGGGCGGCGATCATGACGCGGGCGCCGAAGCGTGCGTCGACGGCTCACCGGCAGGTTCAGGGTTGACGGGCGTGCTCGCCGTAGCTCGGGTCGGTGATCGCCGGCGGGTTTGCGAACTGGCCGACGCACGCGGGCTGTCGGCCGCCGAACCGCTCAGCGAAGAAGGAGGGCATCCTTTCGCCCTCCGATTGCCGAGCAGCCGTGGAGAACCGTGCGGCGCATGTCGGCGGCGAACGGCCCGTCGTAGGAGGCAGTGCCGTGCGGCTCCGTGGCCGATGCCACGGAGCCGCACGGTGGTTACCGTCAGAAGCCGACGCTCGGATCGTCCGTGTCCTCTTCTGGGTCCACGCTGTACAGCGGGCGGTCCTCGATCCCCAGGGCGCGCATCAGCTCGTTGGTCGGAATCCTGTACTTACGTCCGATGCGGAGGACGGGGCAGGGGAACTCGTGCTCGCGGATCAGCCGGTACGCGGTCGTCGAGCCGATTCCGAGTGCTCGGGCCGCCGTGCGCAGGTCCACTGCGACGGGCAGGTCGAACATCTCCGTGAAACTGAGGCGGCCCTCTGCCGGGTCCTTCACCCTCGCCTCCCCGCAGGGCGGACCGGCCGGGTGTCCGCGCGGCGCCCGGGCCGTCGCCTCTTCCCGGGGCTATGACCCGCCGAGCGGTCCTGCGACCCGTCGTCGGTGTCGATGAAGATTCCCTGTCGGCGCAGATGCTCCGGGCGCACCCGGAAACGCAGCGGTGCGCACAGCCCGTCCGGGCCGTCCGGACGGTCGACCCGTACGTCCAGGCTCTCCGCCGC is a window from the Streptomyces spectabilis genome containing:
- a CDS encoding helix-turn-helix domain-containing protein, which codes for MFDLPVAVDLRTAARALGIGSTTAYRLIREHEFPCPVLRIGRKYRIPTNELMRALGIEDRPLYSVDPEEDTDDPSVGF